The genomic segment TTAAACCTAGTCCTGTTCTCGCGGCTATTCTCGCTTTATCAGGCTGATTCGCACCTAGTTCGTTCCCAACACGTGTCGAAACGCTAACACTCAGAGAAGAAGGGAAAATGTAGATCAGAGCAGTGGTTTGGATCAAGATTCCCATAGATGCAACAGTTGCTTGCGGGTTAAGTAACAGTCCACATAGAAGAATCATGATTTCGTACCACCACCATTCTAGACAAACCGAGACACAGCTAGGGATTGCTAATTTCATCAGAGATCTCCATCCTTTAAAACAATCCATCGAAAACCCTCCCCAAGTCTTGTCGTAAACACCGGAAAACACAATATAGATGATCAGAAACCCTAGGAGATTGACATTAGTCCAGATTGCTCCCAAAGCGACTCCTTTAAGTCCGAGACCGAGGGACGAAACGAGAAGGTAGTTGATCGGAATGTGGAGCAATACGGCGAAGAAAGCAGAGTAAGTAAGAGGAAGAGTGATCGATTGAGATCGGAGGTAGATACGGATAGGGTGTAAAAAAGATTGGAGAATCAGATcagggagagagaagaggataAAGATCTCAGCTTGGTTCGAGATTTCTTCGTCTTGTCCGAAGAACAAAAGGATCTTTTTGATGTTGAGCCAGAGGAGAGAGATGGGAAGAGAACAGAGGAGAAGCAAAAGTGTGGTTCTTTGCAAAGCAAGGCctaaaagtttgaatcttttggCGCCAAAGGCTTGAACACAGATGGGTTCCATGCCAATAGAGAGACCGGAGAGGAGAGAGTAGCCTGTGATGTTGGCAAAGCCGAGTGCAAGCGAGCCGCCGGAGAGAGCAGAGAGATCATTGAGACGGCCGAGGAAGAGCATTGAGATCATTGAACGAGAGTAGAGAAGTAAACCAGTTAAGATCATTGGGAGAGATATTTTGGCGATTGATTTGGCTTCTTGAATCAAAGAGGAGAGATGATTCGGGTTAGGATTTGGATCTTGTCGGTGATCTGTTTGGTTCTTGATGATCAAAGGAGCTGCCATGATTAcaggtttgagagagagagaagacagagaaagagagagaggatgatgatgaagaagaagaagaagaagaagaaggtattgTTGATGTGTGAAAGGTGTGTTTATAAGTTTGAAATTAAGTGACTAATTATGCTTTATTGGGAATAAGAGATGTTATTTTGACTAAGATATTAAGTCTTAAttacaacataacaattttgGCGGTTTTTGACTAGCCATTATGTCATTTCTTCTTATGAGACTCCGTCTTCATCCTACTACTACTACCGAGAAgacactattttatttttatttttatcatttgtgGAAATTggaattacaaaaaaacaaaaagagtttccaagaaaatatgtttttttttcagatgtCTATTTGGAATAACATGAAAATTTACGTTTATTTGGATTTCCAGGGGAAATTtcccttgtaaatttttttttggatattttgtaaatatatttatactatatTGTTTGAGTTACATacattacaagtttacaactaAGCTGAGATAGAAATGAGACGTTTTTTTGGGGTTTCtattcttaaataaaaaaacaagtgtAACAAATTGACTCGTGTCGTTATCTTCCTCACTTTTAATAGTATTGAATTTGAAAGGATTCTTCAAGGtgccaaaaaacaaagaaattgttTTGTAAAACTTACGTATTTTTTACAGAAcctcaattaattaattaactgttCAAAGTAGAAGTAGGCTACTAGGGAACACATGGACACAGATCATACATATACCAAAATGGCGATTAATTTGGCTTCTTTGATCGGTAAGATCACCACGAATTGAATTGGTTGGacaatttgatataaaatatgtgatattattaaataaaatttccatTTGTTCGAGTCTTTGACCAATAATGTATAAGAAATCTCCttatttttctgtatatatgATACAACTTCGTCCCATTCTATTTTTGTCAatccaaataataaattaagcAACTGTAGAGAGATTGATATCAATCAAGTTGTTTCGAAATACTAAGATTTAAAATTTCTGGAccctttattaatattaaaattcggAAGATGTTGATGCTTGCAAATTGCAATAGTGATAAATTATATGGAATATACCTATTTAATACATATTATAAATTGCAAAATAATTATTGGACCACCCTATTCATATAGTCGAGGGAAAAAATATAGTTtggcaaaaaagaaaagcttactTTCATAATTAGTTtcaattgaatatttttttatgaggtgtttatatatatttggaataaGAATTTATTGTTTGTGCATAAATATAATACGAGGTCACATGCTTCACCTCTATAGAATGTGGACCATTAATATATAGCTTAAGTTGAGGGATGATGggatataataataacattatctTATCACGAGCTATGTCGAtcgtttattatattataataataaaggaTTCACAACTGTAAATAGAACTAGAGTATATGaaatacaaataataattaaaaaaattaaatataactgataTGACAAAATTAcacattgtaaataaatatatgatagatttaGAGATTTTAGATTTGTATTTTCTGAATGATTAGGATTTTCGCTTTGTAAATCTATCAATGACCCTGGTATACCACAAAAGagaattaatttttgttattctttatATCAAgaactgagtttttttttagattaaaattttttttgtctagtcTGAAACCTATAAAGTTAATAACGAATCACAAATTAGatcaaattatgttttattgaTAAGATAAATTCCAAGAATTTAAGAATGTACTGTATTTTGATGATATCgaatattatttcaaatcatgtgaatttttatttattctcttctttttatgtgAAAAATACTTAAACTTGGGTTAAGGTaatcttgaaaagaaaatataaggtTAAGGTTATCTAGGAATCTAATAGAGTACAGTTAGATAGATTTTTTCCTTAACAATTAAATTGTGTTCCTAATTCTCATCACCCTGTCAatgtttgattgtgtttatcCTGCAGTATAACACatatactagattaagatccgtgctagagcacatgttaaaattccttttatttatattataattttagaataaaatataatttatatgattgtttttaaaagtttttttttgaataaaaccatatgctaaatatgatgacttgaaaaaaatacctattttgtaagttttatattgttaagtttgtaattttatgtatgagaaacggttatgtttgttgtttgtttttattttaatttttgaacatgtttggtgaaagttttttaatatgaccattgcttaggtaagattttattttcaactgtacaataagatctcggaaatcacgattaaatgtgataaattgcaaatattttattcctttttatcTCTAAGAgaatatttttatgtctaacagtatatattttgtaacaatacatgaaatactaaatattttattttaggaattgtataaattattgaaatattCTCTTTAGGAAGATTTTTTGGGATATAAGCCAtagattgaccaattaatctataaccttttttgtaaccaacttatatttaatctataacctattttgtagccaacttataaaaattatataatctacaaaaaaaagttgtgtacttctgttttactccctccgtttcaaaatataaaatgttttaaagaagtttttttgtttcataatataggatattttcaaatttcgatacaacttttagattagtttaatattttatattatacagtattgtttttgattgattgaacTTGTTGAAAGTAAAGACTTTTTAATCTGCGTTCTTTGCTTaaaaaacatcctatattttgaaacggagggagtattatataAGGGATTTAATGGTTATTCATCCTTATACATTAATCTAGAAACAATACCTTCATATGATCTTAAACAAGAATATCTTGTGAGACAAAAGATGTCATATAGtcaaaaatgttcaaaaatcTATAATATCCTTGGCATGGAATGAATCAACACCATAAAGAGATCCTAAGTAATAGGAGGAATCGTAATAGTCTAATTTATGCATTCTTATATGCATGTATAGCttttaactaaacaaacctAAAACCTTTGTATCCTGTCGCTTTTGGTGACTTTGGTTTATGAGATAACCATTATCCGAGAAGGTAAGAGTAAATAAAGTACTCTACATTCAATATATAGCTTAGTTAAATACACTTAATGCCTaaatatatttagaagttgtcgTGGGATCTAAGACATCAATCATCGTATCATCttataaaaattgtttacacGCTCGTGCTTTAGTTGGTATTTCTTCTAAGTCTTTAGTTTATAAACATTGAAACATTCCTCTGTAATGGCTATCATTTGCTTTGAGTAAATTTAAGATttaacccaaaaagaaaaaaaaaatttaacattttgatAGGATtgtgttggtgttgggtttcgctGAATAAAGGTCCAATAGACAAACCCACTAAGGCGCAGATGTCGAGCCGGCAATTGGGCCTGACAAAAGCCCAGAAAGAGAGCTCGGGTTCTAGGAGGATGGAGTCAACTAGAGAGGAGTTCGGGATTTCGTTGTGATGATCGGGAGCGAGATCACGGGAAGAGATTTCAGAGGAATCTCATTAAGGATTTAGTTTAAATAATCAGCTTTTGTAAAGTATTTGACACAGGTAACTTTCAGCAATTCAATACACGACATCAATACAAAAGTCCAGTTCGttgttcttcattgttcttgtcgATTTATACCGAAAGTCTGCCCAGATCTTATTTCCAAAACTCTCTTtctcaattgttgtttctgTCTCCAACAGATTGTAATGACTTTCTTTAGtcttactagattttaacccgcagcACACCACgtgtatataatttatattatatttatattttattttttgcaaatagaagaataactaaatttcccgACCTTTATgtggctaaatatttatattaaatttttaacccgcaatatacctcatgaccatttgtttatgtttagtttgttttgtttagcatttgagattctattttaatttttaattattataacaaaaaataagggatctaaatacatagtaaatcatttatacgctatgattaagtcacatttttctaatgatataattattttacacaatcttagtaaaatcaatttaattttatatgtcaaatattctaatattaatagtattaataaataataaaataaagatttaacccgtgttagcacatatttaataatattttattaattccaacatattctctttataacccatctactatataaccatattatatagtattttaaacttttttagttttacatattagtaaattttatcatgtttatatatatatatattaattataatctatatatttatttaagcaaccctttaaacaaataaccctactccatgtaaaatattacacaaaatgccaatgtattttaatacaaaatataataacagaatcttaatattaatttgttgtaatctaaaaatgattatccaaaaaatagtaattattaatttattagattacaagaaatcattaataaaataattttgaaattatttaataaaataataataaaattatttcgaaattatgtaataaaataattaaacagattctatttattgtttcagaaatcttagaaaacaataacaaactatttagaaaattataaaacttaaatttatttataaaactaagattaaatatttacatatctaaatcatttaataataacaaatatatattaaaattaggatacaacattgttta from the Camelina sativa cultivar DH55 chromosome 12, Cs, whole genome shotgun sequence genome contains:
- the LOC104731189 gene encoding protein DETOXIFICATION 49, translated to MAAPLIIKNQTDHRQDPNPNPNHLSSLIQEAKSIAKISLPMILTGLLLYSRSMISMLFLGRLNDLSALSGGSLALGFANITGYSLLSGLSIGMEPICVQAFGAKRFKLLGLALQRTTLLLLLCSLPISLLWLNIKKILLFFGQDEEISNQAEIFILFSLPDLILQSFLHPIRIYLRSQSITLPLTYSAFFAVLLHIPINYLLVSSLGLGLKGVALGAIWTNVNLLGFLIIYIVFSGVYDKTWGGFSMDCFKGWRSLMKLAIPSCVSVCLEWWWYEIMILLCGLLLNPQATVASMGILIQTTALIYIFPSSLSVSVSTRVGNELGANQPDKARIAARTGLGLSLGLGLFAMFFAFMVRNCWARLFTDEEEIVKLTSMVLPIIGLCELGNCPQTTVCGVLRGSARPKLGANINLCCFYFVGMPVAIWLSFFSGFDFKGLWLGLFAAQGSCLVSMLVVLATTDWEVEVHRAKELMTRSCDGEDDGNTTPFLLDSLDIEESGNYRHLNVF